A window of the Eubacterium sp. 1001713B170207_170306_E7 genome harbors these coding sequences:
- a CDS encoding electron transport complex subunit E: MGNLKHFTNGLIKENPTFRLLLGMCPTLAVTTSAINGLGMGLATTVVLIGSNVVISALRKIIPDKIRIPAFVVIIASFVTIVGMLMKAYVPALDAALGIYIPLIVVNCIILGRAEAFAFSNPVLSSFADGAGMGLGFTLSLTVLGSIREIIGAGAIFGLSIFGSGYEPVLIFILPPGAFLTLGVGIAAINKITEKIEAKKSNKEDSLS, from the coding sequence ATGGGTAATTTAAAACACTTTACAAACGGGCTGATCAAGGAAAACCCAACCTTCCGTCTGCTGCTGGGGATGTGTCCGACACTTGCGGTTACCACCTCAGCGATTAACGGTCTGGGCATGGGACTCGCGACCACCGTTGTTTTAATTGGTTCAAATGTAGTTATTTCAGCCTTAAGGAAAATCATACCGGATAAAATCCGTATTCCGGCTTTTGTCGTCATCATCGCGTCCTTTGTAACGATTGTCGGGATGCTGATGAAAGCCTACGTTCCAGCCCTGGACGCAGCGCTGGGGATCTATATTCCCCTGATCGTTGTTAACTGTATTATTCTCGGGCGTGCAGAAGCTTTTGCGTTTTCCAATCCGGTTCTGTCGTCCTTTGCAGACGGCGCAGGGATGGGCCTGGGCTTCACCCTGTCTCTGACAGTGCTGGGATCAATCCGTGAGATTATCGGCGCAGGCGCGATTTTTGGCCTGAGCATTTTTGGCTCCGGTTATGAACCGGTTCTCATATTTATCCTGCCGCCAGGGGCATTCCTGACCCTGGGGGTCGGCATTGCGGCCATCAATAAAATTACGGAAAAAATAGAAGCGAAAAAATCAAATAAGGAGGATAGCCTGTCATGA
- a CDS encoding EFR1 family ferrodoxin (N-terminal region resembles flavodoxins. C-terminal ferrodoxin region binds two 4Fe-4S clusters.), with the protein MKDIDLVYFSPTGNTRKTLQAIAAGAQTQVIEHDRTYPPGRREKLHFTKDSFVILGCPVYAGRIPPKPENLFDGIEGDDTPVVLVVTYGNREYDDALLELKNLAIENGFIPVVAAAFLAVHSYSDKLAGGRPDDNDLEIMGNLGRTIREKYLRKKDYKGTLIVKGNYPYKDGMDYTPLAPEVSDACTQCGECISVCPVAAINPDDPTQTDPDLCIRCCACVRVCPVEARQFTAPAFLATVQFLEGNFAGIYKKPEIFYISEE; encoded by the coding sequence ATGAAAGATATTGATCTCGTTTATTTCAGTCCGACAGGAAATACCCGCAAAACACTCCAGGCTATCGCCGCCGGCGCCCAGACACAGGTGATTGAGCACGACCGAACCTATCCACCGGGCCGGAGAGAGAAGCTTCATTTTACAAAAGACAGCTTCGTAATTCTTGGATGCCCTGTCTATGCGGGCCGTATTCCTCCAAAACCGGAGAATCTGTTCGACGGAATTGAGGGAGACGACACCCCGGTTGTCCTGGTTGTAACCTATGGAAACCGCGAGTATGACGATGCTCTGCTGGAGCTGAAAAACCTTGCCATTGAAAATGGCTTTATTCCAGTCGTGGCAGCTGCCTTTCTGGCGGTTCATTCCTACAGTGACAAGCTGGCAGGCGGACGCCCGGATGACAACGACCTTGAAATCATGGGGAATTTGGGCCGTACCATCCGTGAAAAATATCTGCGCAAAAAAGATTACAAGGGAACGCTTATCGTAAAAGGAAACTATCCTTATAAAGACGGTATGGACTACACCCCCTTGGCGCCTGAGGTTTCAGACGCCTGCACCCAATGCGGTGAATGTATTTCTGTCTGCCCGGTAGCTGCCATTAATCCCGATGATCCGACACAAACCGATCCGGATCTCTGCATCCGCTGCTGCGCCTGTGTTCGCGTCTGTCCGGTTGAGGCCCGCCAGTTTACCGCGCCAGCGTTTCTTGCGACGGTACAGTTTCTTGAAGGAAACTTTGCAGGGATTTACAAAAAACCCGAAATTTTCTATATCAGTGAGGAATAA
- the thiI gene encoding tRNA uracil 4-sulfurtransferase ThiI — MKHVILVRYGEISLKGLNRNYFIDLLVKNIRNTLKRFESVKVQKIQGRIIVHLSEADLEGALEAVTKVFGIVSVSPAIVVESDIDVIERATLEQASAADFKTFRITAKRGDKRFPIQSPELGRRLGAVVLRNIPDIKVDMHTPDMNLWVEVREETYIYHRFIPCNGGLPVGCSGKTALLLSGGIDSPVAGYMMAKRGVELIGVYFHSFPFTSDRAKEKVIDLAKIVSGYCGKVTLYVVPFTEIQTKIVEVCPERQTTIIIRRYMMRIAQEIARRNGAMSLTTGESLGQVASQTQEGLGATNAVVELPVFRPLIGMDKQEIVAIAERIGTFETSILPYEDCCTIFVPKHPETKPKLEAVVKSERPMEEIVGPMIDKAIEDAEIIRV, encoded by the coding sequence ATGAAACATGTCATTTTAGTAAGATATGGTGAGATCAGTCTGAAGGGCTTGAACCGAAATTACTTTATTGATTTATTGGTTAAAAATATCCGCAATACCTTAAAGCGTTTTGAGAGTGTAAAGGTACAGAAAATACAGGGGCGGATTATCGTCCATCTTTCAGAGGCGGATCTGGAGGGTGCGCTGGAGGCAGTGACCAAGGTTTTTGGGATTGTATCCGTCAGCCCTGCCATTGTAGTGGAAAGTGACATTGATGTTATCGAAAGGGCTACACTGGAGCAGGCCAGCGCGGCGGACTTCAAAACCTTTCGCATTACGGCCAAGCGCGGGGATAAGCGTTTCCCCATACAGTCACCTGAGCTGGGCCGGCGTCTGGGTGCTGTAGTGCTGCGGAATATTCCGGACATTAAGGTGGATATGCACACTCCGGATATGAACCTGTGGGTTGAGGTCCGGGAAGAGACCTATATTTATCATAGATTTATCCCATGCAACGGCGGCCTCCCGGTGGGCTGCAGCGGCAAGACGGCACTGCTGCTCTCCGGCGGAATCGACAGCCCCGTAGCCGGCTATATGATGGCCAAAAGGGGAGTGGAGCTGATTGGTGTTTATTTTCACAGCTTTCCTTTTACCAGTGACCGTGCCAAGGAAAAAGTCATTGATTTGGCAAAGATTGTGTCGGGATACTGTGGCAAGGTAACTTTGTACGTTGTGCCTTTTACAGAAATCCAGACAAAAATTGTTGAGGTGTGCCCTGAACGCCAGACAACCATTATTATCCGGCGTTATATGATGCGGATTGCTCAGGAAATTGCCAGACGCAACGGAGCCATGTCCCTGACTACAGGGGAAAGCCTTGGGCAGGTAGCCAGCCAGACCCAGGAGGGCTTGGGAGCGACCAACGCTGTCGTGGAACTGCCCGTATTCCGGCCTTTGATTGGGATGGACAAACAGGAAATTGTAGCGATCGCGGAAAGAATCGGTACCTTTGAAACCTCTATTTTGCCGTATGAGGATTGCTGCACGATTTTTGTTCCAAAGCATCCTGAAACCAAGCCTAAACTGGAAGCTGTTGTTAAATCCGAAAGGCCAATGGAAGAAATTGTGGGCCCCATGATTGATAAAGCAATCGAAGACGCTGAAATTATCAGGGTTTAA
- a CDS encoding LiaF domain-containing protein → MRHSIGNALWGIFFIALGVGFGGQVMGYWHFSLFFNGWWTLIIIIPSIINIVQNGFRTANCIALAIGVLLLLGEQDFISGHLIGELIFPLILVVIGISIIFRGKGSRRANEVKMLTQGETQDYTAIFGSQELRFPGESFRGATLTAVFGGIELDLRDALITEDITITTTSIFGGIDINVPSNVRVDVSSTPIFGGVSDKTPRPTGTNPPTVYLNSVCIFGGVDIL, encoded by the coding sequence ATGAGACATTCAATCGGTAATGCCCTGTGGGGGATTTTCTTTATAGCTCTTGGCGTCGGCTTTGGCGGACAGGTCATGGGATACTGGCATTTTTCATTATTCTTTAACGGCTGGTGGACTTTAATCATCATCATTCCCAGCATCATCAACATTGTTCAAAACGGTTTTAGAACCGCCAACTGCATCGCGCTCGCGATCGGTGTTTTATTGCTGCTCGGTGAACAGGATTTTATCAGCGGGCATTTAATCGGCGAACTTATTTTTCCATTGATCCTGGTGGTCATAGGGATCAGCATTATTTTTCGTGGTAAAGGCAGCCGCCGGGCCAATGAGGTCAAAATGCTCACGCAGGGTGAAACGCAGGATTACACCGCTATCTTCGGCTCACAGGAGCTGCGTTTTCCGGGAGAGTCCTTCCGGGGCGCTACGCTGACCGCTGTTTTTGGCGGCATCGAGCTTGACCTGAGGGATGCGCTTATTACTGAGGACATCACCATTACAACCACCAGCATTTTTGGCGGCATTGACATTAATGTCCCCTCCAACGTCCGGGTTGATGTTTCAAGTACCCCCATATTTGGCGGCGTTTCTGATAAAACGCCTCGTCCCACCGGCACAAACCCACCCACCGTCTACCTCAACAGCGTCTGTATCTTTGGAGGAGTTGATATTTTATGA
- the rsxA gene encoding electron transport complex subunit RsxA, translating to MTNILLILVSGIFVQNFILSKFLGICPFLGVSKQIETAVGMGIAVTFVMAMASAITYVVQYAILDPLGLGYLQTIAFILVIAALVQLVEMIIQKTSPSLYQALGVYLPLITTNCAVLGVALLNIQYGYNFIETVFNGIAGALGFTLAIVLFAGIRERLELSDIPKPFEGFPIALVTAGLMAIAFLGFSGML from the coding sequence ATGACCAATATACTCCTGATTTTAGTCAGCGGCATTTTTGTCCAGAACTTTATTTTGTCAAAATTCCTCGGCATCTGCCCCTTCCTTGGCGTTTCAAAGCAGATTGAAACAGCGGTAGGTATGGGGATTGCCGTTACCTTTGTAATGGCCATGGCTTCTGCCATCACCTATGTGGTGCAGTACGCCATTCTGGACCCGCTGGGTCTGGGCTATCTGCAGACCATTGCCTTTATTCTGGTTATTGCGGCGCTGGTACAGCTGGTGGAAATGATTATTCAAAAGACCAGCCCGTCCCTCTATCAGGCGCTGGGAGTCTACCTGCCGCTGATCACCACCAACTGTGCAGTTTTGGGGGTTGCGCTGTTAAATATCCAGTATGGCTACAATTTTATCGAAACAGTATTCAACGGGATCGCCGGAGCCCTTGGTTTTACCCTGGCGATCGTGCTGTTTGCTGGTATCCGGGAACGTCTGGAGCTGTCCGATATTCCCAAGCCCTTTGAGGGATTCCCGATTGCGCTTGTTACAGCAGGCCTGATGGCCATCGCGTTCCTGGGATTCTCCGGAATGCTGTAA
- a CDS encoding RnfABCDGE type electron transport complex subunit B yields MIMELLIPVGILGAMGLIFGAGLAIASKVFEVKTDERVPLVRDALPGANCGGCGFPGCDALAAAIVNGEAAVNACPVGGAATALAIGEIMGESVGNSEPKVACIHCNGDCTHSPNRADYYGIQDCRQAMIASGGVKTCRHGCMGLGTCVNACMFGALSIGDNGLPEVDVDKCTACGKCRDACPKGIIDLIPSDQLVHVDCRNTDKGKLVRAVCDIGCIACKACVKVCPEEAITVENNLASINYDKCTQCQACFEKCPTGAITLEQRIVIGDETTVIELEPEKDLDEEMEAIMRVDAEPEEVLEEEVEVSEEIEVLEAKESLEEPEKTAEPAEEQPEDEKDKVEFKISDLK; encoded by the coding sequence ATGATAATGGAATTACTGATTCCCGTAGGTATTTTAGGTGCCATGGGTTTAATTTTCGGAGCAGGTCTCGCCATCGCTTCAAAGGTATTTGAGGTTAAGACGGACGAGCGTGTTCCTTTGGTAAGAGATGCCCTCCCGGGGGCAAATTGCGGCGGCTGCGGATTTCCGGGCTGCGATGCCCTTGCGGCGGCCATTGTCAATGGCGAGGCAGCAGTAAATGCCTGTCCAGTAGGCGGCGCGGCCACAGCCCTGGCCATTGGCGAAATTATGGGAGAAAGCGTTGGAAACAGCGAACCAAAAGTGGCCTGCATTCACTGTAACGGCGACTGTACCCATTCGCCGAACCGCGCGGATTATTATGGCATTCAGGACTGCCGTCAGGCCATGATTGCAAGCGGCGGCGTAAAAACATGCCGTCATGGCTGCATGGGCCTTGGCACCTGCGTTAATGCCTGTATGTTTGGAGCGCTCTCCATTGGCGATAACGGTCTGCCGGAAGTGGACGTTGATAAATGTACGGCCTGCGGTAAATGCCGGGATGCCTGTCCAAAGGGGATTATTGACCTGATTCCGTCAGACCAGCTGGTGCATGTGGACTGCCGGAATACCGATAAGGGCAAGCTGGTGCGTGCGGTCTGCGATATTGGCTGTATCGCCTGTAAAGCCTGCGTGAAGGTTTGTCCGGAGGAAGCGATTACGGTTGAAAACAATCTGGCCTCCATCAATTATGACAAATGCACCCAATGCCAGGCCTGCTTTGAAAAATGCCCGACTGGCGCCATCACACTGGAACAACGTATTGTCATCGGCGATGAAACCACGGTCATTGAGCTGGAACCGGAAAAAGATCTGGATGAAGAAATGGAAGCCATCATGCGGGTCGATGCCGAACCAGAAGAAGTCCTGGAAGAGGAAGTGGAGGTCAGCGAAGAGATTGAGGTTTTAGAAGCGAAGGAAAGCTTGGAAGAACCCGAAAAAACAGCTGAGCCGGCAGAAGAACAGCCGGAAGATGAAAAAGATAAGGTCGAGTTCAAAATCAGCGATCTGAAATAG
- a CDS encoding cysteine desulfurase family protein has protein sequence MRVNEIYLDNSATTRPHPEVAKEMMRYLTEAYGNPSSLYDRGIVVEKAIKDVRGRLAGAIHCNPEELYFTSGGTEGNNTIIKGIVENQRIDDIRIITTQIEHPSVLEVFKFYEDHGMDVVYLGVDREGFIDMNELEESINEHTVLVSIMGVNNETGTAQNLAAIGQLIKKCNPNCLFHTDYVQGFMKLPVDVKACKIDALTLCGHKICGPKGIGAVYLKKGVRIKPLIIGGGQENNLRSGTENVPGIMGLGKAVEIQQACGSDQLEKMRAIRREMIGCLEANIRDMRVNGPENGCPYVLSLSFKGVRGEVLLHSLEAQHIYVSTGSACSSHKKEKQYVLKAIGLPEEYKEGTIRVSFSMMTTREEVLEAAKAIEGAVCQLRKLLRRKK, from the coding sequence ATGAGAGTGAACGAAATATATTTGGATAATTCCGCAACGACACGTCCCCATCCGGAGGTTGCGAAGGAAATGATGCGCTATCTTACAGAGGCGTATGGAAACCCTTCCTCCTTGTATGACCGGGGAATCGTGGTTGAAAAAGCCATTAAGGATGTGCGCGGCCGTCTGGCCGGGGCCATTCACTGCAATCCGGAGGAGCTGTATTTTACTTCTGGCGGAACAGAGGGCAATAATACCATCATAAAAGGGATTGTTGAAAACCAGCGTATTGACGATATCAGGATCATTACAACACAGATTGAGCATCCCTCTGTGTTGGAAGTTTTTAAATTTTATGAAGATCATGGTATGGACGTGGTGTATCTCGGGGTGGATCGTGAAGGCTTTATCGACATGAATGAGCTGGAGGAGAGCATTAACGAGCATACCGTTCTTGTCAGCATCATGGGTGTGAATAATGAAACAGGAACAGCGCAGAATCTGGCGGCCATTGGGCAGCTCATTAAAAAATGTAACCCCAACTGCCTTTTTCATACCGATTATGTCCAGGGGTTTATGAAGCTGCCGGTGGACGTAAAAGCCTGTAAGATTGACGCCTTAACCCTGTGCGGACATAAAATCTGCGGCCCCAAGGGAATCGGCGCGGTTTATCTTAAAAAAGGCGTAAGGATCAAGCCGTTGATTATTGGCGGTGGACAGGAGAACAATCTCCGATCCGGCACTGAGAATGTTCCGGGAATAATGGGACTTGGCAAGGCTGTCGAGATACAGCAGGCCTGTGGTTCGGATCAATTAGAAAAAATGCGTGCCATACGCAGGGAAATGATCGGCTGCCTGGAGGCAAATATCAGGGACATGCGGGTAAATGGTCCTGAAAACGGGTGCCCTTATGTTTTGAGCCTGTCCTTTAAAGGCGTCAGGGGTGAGGTGCTGCTTCACAGCCTGGAGGCGCAGCATATTTATGTATCAACCGGATCGGCCTGTTCATCCCATAAAAAAGAAAAGCAATATGTTTTAAAGGCCATCGGCCTTCCAGAGGAGTACAAAGAGGGCACCATCCGGGTCAGCTTTTCAATGATGACGACCAGAGAGGAAGTACTGGAGGCGGCAAAGGCCATTGAAGGGGCAGTATGTCAGCTGCGTAAGCTTCTGCGCCGAAAAAAATAA
- a CDS encoding DUF4097 family beta strand repeat-containing protein yields the protein MRSTSKVAKYVAIALGLILAIFIISVIVRTFLGIFGAFGHLGKTTTSGTVTNKEFSQEFTGVTTLDLDFSAGYLEIEKGDVFKVEGYNLPDNFTAEQKNDTLKIKDSIKDPVSFLNALSDAQKPHLTVTIPESITFNEVELDFGASDSTIDTLKTDRLNVDMGVGRVEMKSITADRAKFNNGAGEVILSDMNLNDMDMECGVGKVSFEGSLTGKNKIDGGVGETTLSIKGSATDFDIKGEAGIGEFSVDGTRYTENRFRNSSAPNSLEISGGVGALRVTFE from the coding sequence ATGAGAAGTACCAGTAAGGTCGCAAAATACGTCGCTATTGCCCTTGGGCTGATCCTGGCGATTTTTATTATATCGGTTATTGTCAGAACTTTTTTAGGTATTTTCGGTGCTTTCGGGCATCTCGGCAAAACCACCACCAGCGGCACGGTAACAAACAAGGAATTTTCCCAGGAGTTTACTGGCGTCACTACCCTTGACCTTGATTTTTCTGCTGGCTATTTAGAAATAGAAAAGGGCGATGTCTTTAAGGTTGAAGGCTATAATCTGCCGGATAATTTTACAGCAGAGCAGAAAAATGATACGCTGAAAATTAAGGACAGCATCAAGGATCCTGTCAGTTTCTTAAATGCTCTGTCTGATGCTCAGAAGCCTCATCTCACGGTCACCATTCCGGAGAGCATCACGTTTAATGAGGTCGAGCTGGATTTTGGCGCGTCAGACAGCACCATTGATACGCTGAAAACCGATCGCCTTAACGTTGATATGGGTGTTGGACGCGTTGAAATGAAAAGCATCACGGCTGATCGCGCCAAATTTAACAATGGCGCAGGGGAAGTGATCCTCTCCGATATGAATCTGAATGACATGGATATGGAATGCGGTGTCGGCAAAGTTTCCTTTGAAGGCTCCCTCACTGGTAAAAACAAAATTGACGGCGGCGTCGGTGAGACGACTCTGTCCATTAAGGGCAGTGCCACAGATTTTGACATTAAGGGCGAGGCAGGAATCGGCGAATTCTCTGTGGACGGTACGCGCTATACGGAGAACCGGTTCAGAAACAGCAGCGCACCCAACAGTTTAGAGATAAGCGGCGGCGTTGGCGCACTGCGAGTAACCTTTGAATAA
- a CDS encoding XRE family transcriptional regulator: protein MNKYRQLRKERNLSQANLAERLGVSQTAVSQWETDKNYPDINTIKQLADIYSVTTDYLLGVDSSRLKKDNEIVVYTRVPAGVEWANIEERAGYEELGVKMLENGKTYVGFKVSDDEMAPVFLKNDVLIIEVRDNCEDGEIALVQVSGYDAEIKYVFMQPNGVLVQPLVPSKRGDFYANTSKEKARILGVVRQVRRSL, encoded by the coding sequence ATGAACAAGTACAGACAACTCAGAAAAGAACGCAACTTGTCCCAGGCAAACCTTGCCGAAAGATTGGGTGTTTCACAGACTGCTGTCAGCCAGTGGGAAACGGATAAAAACTATCCAGATATCAACACGATCAAGCAATTGGCTGATATTTATTCCGTCACAACGGACTACCTGCTCGGCGTTGACTCAAGCCGTCTCAAAAAAGATAATGAAATCGTTGTTTACACCCGTGTACCGGCAGGTGTGGAATGGGCAAACATCGAAGAACGCGCTGGCTATGAAGAATTAGGCGTTAAGATGCTTGAAAACGGCAAAACCTATGTTGGTTTTAAGGTTTCTGACGACGAAATGGCACCCGTTTTCTTAAAGAATGACGTTTTAATCATCGAAGTACGCGATAACTGTGAAGACGGTGAAATCGCTTTAGTACAGGTAAGTGGCTACGACGCAGAAATCAAATATGTTTTCATGCAGCCAAACGGCGTTTTAGTTCAGCCTTTGGTTCCTTCTAAACGCGGTGATTTTTACGCGAATACCAGCAAAGAAAAAGCACGTATCCTTGGTGTTGTACGTCAGGTAAGACGCAGCCTTTAA
- a CDS encoding ASCH domain-containing protein: MKAISIHQPWANYVVLGLKQYETRSWPTKIRGRVAIHAAKIKNSEYEEGMALGAIIGTVEIIDCHPVELLRNSLSKDEIERGDFSDGRYAWELKNPIFFEKPILTRGYQGFWNLDDNLMKQIEKQSGAC, encoded by the coding sequence TTGAAGGCGATCAGTATACACCAGCCCTGGGCAAATTACGTTGTTTTGGGGTTAAAACAGTATGAAACACGTTCCTGGCCCACCAAAATACGCGGCAGGGTTGCGATACATGCCGCTAAAATCAAAAATTCAGAATATGAGGAGGGGATGGCATTAGGTGCAATTATTGGAACTGTCGAAATTATCGACTGCCATCCAGTGGAGCTTTTGAGAAATTCTCTCTCAAAAGATGAAATCGAAAGAGGCGATTTTTCTGACGGGCGTTATGCCTGGGAGTTGAAGAATCCGATTTTTTTTGAAAAGCCAATTTTAACACGTGGCTATCAGGGCTTTTGGAATTTAGACGATAATTTAATGAAACAGATTGAAAAGCAGAGCGGGGCATGTTAA
- the dcd gene encoding dCTP deaminase, with product MILSDKSIYKYLESGELVIDPLEKGQVQPASVDIRLGRNFLKLDENKFEAMSMTDEIQYVQFESDSIIIPSNSFLLATTMEYIKLPCDLTAFVEGRSSIGRMGLFIQNAGWVDPGFEGEITLELYNANRLPIKLEAGRRICQLVFAQMDEQALNPYAGKYQGQRNAVGSRIFLDKELEPQQ from the coding sequence ATGATTTTATCAGATAAAAGCATTTATAAATATTTAGAAAGCGGCGAGCTGGTTATTGATCCTCTGGAGAAAGGGCAGGTACAGCCCGCCTCCGTTGACATCCGGCTGGGACGAAATTTTTTGAAGCTGGATGAGAATAAGTTCGAGGCAATGTCCATGACCGATGAAATTCAGTACGTCCAGTTTGAGAGCGATTCGATCATTATCCCATCCAATTCCTTTTTACTGGCCACAACCATGGAGTATATTAAGCTTCCATGTGATTTAACGGCCTTTGTGGAGGGAAGAAGCTCTATCGGCCGTATGGGACTGTTTATTCAAAATGCCGGATGGGTTGATCCTGGTTTTGAGGGAGAAATTACGCTGGAGCTCTACAATGCCAACAGGCTGCCCATCAAGCTGGAAGCCGGCCGGCGCATCTGCCAGCTGGTATTTGCCCAGATGGATGAGCAGGCCCTTAATCCTTACGCTGGAAAATACCAGGGACAGCGCAATGCTGTGGGGAGCCGAATCTTCTTGGATAAAGAGCTGGAGCCTCAGCAGTAG
- a CDS encoding ABC-F family ATP-binding cassette domain-containing protein → MITVSDLSLNFDGSNLFSNVNIKFTPGNCYGIIGANGAGKSTFLRILSGNLEPSSGDVIMPKELRMSVLKQDHYAFDDYSVLDTIIMGNQHLYDIMKEKDAIYAKEDFSDEDGIRAGELEGEFADLGGWEAESDASRLVQGLGMDASIIDAQMAGLTGNEKVKVLLAQALFGKPDIILLDEPTNNLDIQAVVWLEEFLMDYPGTVIVVSHDRYFLNNVCTHIVDIDFGKIKLYVGNYDFWYESSQLVQRVLKDQNKKKEDKIKELQNFIARFSANKSKSKQATSRRKLLDKLAVEEMPASSRKYPYVGFNMDREPGKEILEVENLSKTIDGVKVLNNVSFRINKEDKVGFVAENEIAMTTLFKILMGEMEPDEGSFKWGQTVTTSYFPQDNTSFFEGCTLNIAEWLKQFTTEETETYLRSFLGRMLFSGDDIYKEVQVLSGGEKVRCMLSRMMMFGSNVLVVDQPTNHLDLESITAVNNGLMDFKGVILFASHDHQFMQTLANRIIELTDGGIIDRLSSYDEFLEYKKQMNA, encoded by the coding sequence ATGATTACAGTATCGGATTTAAGTTTAAATTTTGATGGAAGCAATTTATTTTCAAATGTTAATATAAAATTCACCCCAGGTAACTGTTATGGAATTATCGGCGCCAACGGAGCGGGCAAGTCCACCTTTTTAAGGATTTTATCCGGCAATCTCGAGCCGTCCAGCGGCGATGTCATTATGCCTAAAGAGCTGCGCATGTCCGTATTAAAGCAGGATCACTACGCTTTTGATGATTATTCAGTGTTAGATACCATTATTATGGGAAATCAGCATCTTTATGACATCATGAAGGAAAAGGACGCCATTTACGCCAAAGAGGATTTTTCCGATGAGGATGGTATCCGTGCCGGAGAGCTGGAAGGAGAATTTGCCGATTTAGGCGGCTGGGAAGCCGAGTCAGACGCGTCGCGCCTGGTACAGGGGCTTGGGATGGACGCATCCATTATTGACGCGCAGATGGCCGGACTGACAGGGAATGAAAAGGTCAAGGTGCTCCTGGCCCAGGCCCTTTTTGGCAAGCCGGATATTATCCTGCTTGACGAACCCACCAATAACCTGGACATCCAGGCAGTGGTCTGGCTGGAAGAATTCTTGATGGATTACCCGGGAACGGTGATCGTGGTTTCCCATGACCGTTATTTCCTGAACAATGTGTGTACCCATATTGTGGATATTGATTTTGGAAAAATCAAACTGTATGTCGGGAATTATGATTTCTGGTACGAATCCAGCCAGTTGGTTCAGAGAGTGCTGAAGGACCAGAATAAGAAAAAAGAGGATAAAATTAAAGAGCTGCAAAACTTTATAGCCCGCTTCTCAGCCAACAAGTCAAAATCGAAGCAGGCAACCTCCAGAAGAAAGCTGCTTGACAAGCTGGCCGTTGAAGAAATGCCAGCCTCCTCCAGAAAGTATCCTTACGTCGGCTTTAATATGGACCGCGAGCCGGGAAAGGAAATTCTGGAGGTGGAAAACCTGTCCAAAACCATTGACGGCGTGAAGGTTTTAAACAACGTAAGCTTCAGAATTAACAAAGAGGATAAAGTCGGTTTTGTAGCTGAAAATGAAATTGCCATGACCACTCTGTTTAAAATCCTGATGGGGGAAATGGAGCCTGATGAAGGCAGCTTTAAATGGGGGCAAACCGTTACCACCTCTTATTTTCCCCAGGATAACACGTCCTTTTTTGAGGGCTGTACCCTCAATATAGCGGAGTGGCTCAAGCAGTTTACCACAGAAGAAACCGAAACCTACCTCAGGAGCTTCCTTGGCCGCATGCTTTTTTCTGGGGACGATATTTATAAAGAGGTACAGGTCCTCTCCGGCGGAGAAAAGGTACGCTGCATGCTGTCCAGAATGATGATGTTTGGCTCTAATGTGCTGGTGGTTGACCAGCCCACCAACCATCTCGACCTTGAGTCCATCACCGCGGTTAACAATGGATTGATGGATTTTAAAGGGGTAATTCTTTTTGCCAGCCATGACCATCAGTTTATGCAGACGCTGGCTAACCGGATTATTGAGCTGACAGACGGCGGCATTATTGACCGGTTATCAAGCTACGATGAATTCCTGGAATATAAAAAACAGATGAACGCATAA